The proteins below are encoded in one region of Ostrea edulis chromosome 3, xbOstEdul1.1, whole genome shotgun sequence:
- the LOC125676953 gene encoding cyclin-dependent kinase 8-like isoform X3: MDYEFKRQKAAERQKLEDLFDFEGCKVGRGTYGHVYKAKRKEGCDLGRFESKEYALKQIEGTGISMSACREIALLRELKYPNVISLQKVFLSHQDRKVWLLFDYAEHDLWHIIKFHRSAKANKKQIDVPKNMVKSLLYQILDGIHYLHANWVLHRDLKPANILVMGEGAERGRVKIADMGFARLFNAPLKPLADLDPVVVTFWYRAPELLLGARHYTKAIDIWAIGCIFAELLTYEPIFHCRQEDIKTSNPYHHDQLDRIFNVMGFPLEKDWEDIRKMPEHSTLTKDFKRSNYLNCTLVKYMEKHKIKADSKQFHLLQKLLTMDPTKRITSDYAMKDPYFTEEPHPSQDIFEGKPIPYPKREFLTDEDDDKADTGASKANDQSSNHTQPSKRVRVMPPSTTSTSSTMGNSWHTHKSSHMHNVQGGNQPGMTFTSGGVQTSTTSTTNYGQSSRF, from the exons ATGGATTATGAGTTTAAACGCCAAAAAGCTGCCGAACGACAAAAATTAGAAGATTTATTTGACTTTGAGGGATGCAAGGTTGGAAGAGGAACATATGGCCATGTATACAAGGCCAAAAGAAAGGAAGGGTGCGATTTGGGAAG ATTTGAAAGCAAAGAATATGCCTTAAAACAGATTGAGGGCACAGGAATATCTATGTCAGCATGTAGAGAAATTGCT TTGCTGCGTGAGCTGAAGTACCCCAATGTGATCAGTCTACAGAAGGTCTTTCTGTCTCATCAAGACAGGAAAGTCTGGCTTCTCTTTGATTATGCAGAACATGACCTTTGG CACATTATAAAATTCCATCGATCGGCAAAAGCCAACAAAAAACAGATTGATGTCCCAAAGAACATGGTGAAATCACTGTTGTACCAAATCCTAGACGGAATTCACTACCTCCACGCCAACTGGGTGTTACATCGAGATCTG AAACCTGCCAACATCCTTGTGATGGGAGAGGGTGCAGAAAGAGGCAgagtaaaaatag CTGACATGGGCTTTGCAAGATTATTTAACGCCCCCCTGAAGCCTCTGGCTGACCTTGACCCTGTGGTTGTGACCTTTTGGTACCGAGCTCCAGAACTTTTACTTGGTGCTAGACATTACACTAAAGCTATTG ATATATGGGCTATAGGGTGTATATTTGCAGAACTCTTAACATATGAACCAATATTTCACTGTCGACAGGAAGACATTAAAACAAGTAATCCATACCACCATGATCAGCTGGACCGTATATTTAATGTCATGGGCTTCCCGCTAG AAAAAGACTGGGAAGATATCAGAAAAATGCCAGAACACAGCACATTAACCAAAGACTTCAAGCGATCCAA CTATTTAAATTGTACATTGGTAAAGTATATGGAGAAACATAAAATAAAAGCAGATAGCAAACAGTTTCACTTG CTCCAGAAACTGCTGACTATGGACCCTACAAAGAGAATCACTTCAGACTATGCAATGAAGGACCCCTACTTCACCGAAGAACCTCACCCCTCACAAGA taTATTTGAGGGAAAACCCATTCCTTACCCCAAGAGAGAATTTCTGACAGACGAAGATGACGACAAAGCAGACACAGGGGCCAGTAAG GCCAATGACCAGTCTTCTAACCACACACAGCCATCGAAGCGTGTCCGCGTGATGCCGCCCTCCACCACTTCCACCAGTTCTACTATG GGAAACAGCTGGCACACACACAAGTCTAGT CACATGCACAATGTGCAGGGTGGTAACCAGCCGGGGATGACGTTCACGTCCGGCGGTGTACAGACCTCGACGACCTCCACAACGAATTACGGACAGTCGTCCAGATTCTGA